In a genomic window of Streptomyces koelreuteriae:
- a CDS encoding dihydrofolate reductase family protein, giving the protein MTAAYTFDVFSSLDGFGAAGGDWTGYWGKQGPELLDRRLALYDEEQRMVFGAHTYRAFARMLAESTEDSDVRDPWVTRMRNLPTTVVSTTLKAPLDWPNANVMSGDAVDIVARLKKESDLPLRSHGSLSMNRALMAAGLVDRLQVTLFPVITGRTGLDPIFREAADFDLELIESRTLDGHIQELTYRPTLHA; this is encoded by the coding sequence ATGACCGCCGCCTACACGTTCGACGTCTTCTCCAGCCTCGACGGCTTCGGCGCCGCCGGCGGCGACTGGACGGGGTACTGGGGCAAGCAGGGCCCCGAACTCCTCGACCGCCGCCTCGCCCTGTACGACGAGGAACAGCGAATGGTCTTCGGAGCCCACACGTACCGGGCGTTCGCGCGCATGCTGGCCGAGAGCACCGAGGATTCCGACGTGCGTGACCCATGGGTCACCCGTATGCGGAACCTGCCGACAACGGTGGTGTCGACGACGCTGAAAGCCCCCCTCGACTGGCCGAACGCGAACGTCATGAGCGGCGACGCCGTCGACATCGTCGCCCGCCTCAAGAAGGAGTCCGACCTGCCGTTGCGCTCCCACGGCAGCCTGTCGATGAACCGGGCCCTGATGGCCGCCGGCCTGGTCGACCGCCTCCAGGTGACGCTCTTCCCCGTGATCACCGGCCGCACTGGGCTGGACCCGATCTTCCGGGAAGCCGCCGACTTCGACCTCGAACTGATCGAGAGCCGCACCCTCGACGGCCACATCCAAGAGCTCACCTACCGACCCACCCTGCATGCCTGA
- a CDS encoding spermidine synthase, whose product MLASSTMLFVELALIRWAGANVVHLSYFSNFILLGSFLGIGIGFLIAAERGQWLKRWTPVPLVLLVVLVREFPVQVRQSSGQVIYFTAVKTTGLPEWVTLPVIFLLTAAIMAGIGKITADLFRQLPSLNAYRYDLLGSLTGSISFAVLSWLRAPSVVWGVLAAVALLILGGRRNTLVYGIPLTAMVAVLFLESTTTGITWSPYYKIQLERSPTTTRTYYISANGVPHQSTAPLPVLMRENSPYREAYEQTPHNPHKRVLVIGAGNGNDVAVALAYGAEHVDAVEIDPRLQQIGAQLHPAKPYDDPRVHVHIDDGRAFLERTDTKYDLIVLALPDSLTLVAGASNLRLESYLFTREAFEAARDHLTPDGAFAMYNYYRKSWLVDRFAGTLDDVYGHAPCLTTFKRNAAVLVTGMTPADQSCAQTWRPSGKVPAAATDDHPFPYLLHRGIPTLYLGALGTMLLVTLLSVRLAGVRIKKTIRYTDMFLLGAAFLLLETKNVIGFALYFGTTWLVNALVFIGVLLAVLAAVEVRRKLRHVNQILLQLLLFGSLAAAWLVPAQAVLALPFPARLASAIALAFAPIFCANLIFSDRLALAPDPTSAFGANLLGALTGGALEYLALMTGYQTLLLVVALLYLGAGVAMRVTDTGTPAPKT is encoded by the coding sequence ATGCTGGCCAGCAGCACCATGCTCTTCGTCGAGCTGGCACTGATCAGATGGGCGGGCGCCAACGTCGTCCACCTCAGCTACTTCTCGAACTTCATCCTGCTGGGATCGTTCCTCGGTATCGGCATCGGGTTCCTGATCGCGGCCGAGCGCGGACAATGGCTCAAACGCTGGACACCGGTCCCGCTGGTGCTCCTCGTCGTCCTGGTCCGCGAGTTTCCGGTGCAGGTGCGTCAGAGCAGCGGCCAGGTCATCTACTTCACGGCCGTGAAGACCACCGGCCTGCCTGAGTGGGTGACGCTGCCCGTCATCTTCTTGCTGACCGCGGCGATCATGGCCGGCATCGGCAAGATCACCGCCGACCTCTTCCGTCAGCTCCCCTCGCTCAACGCCTACCGCTACGACCTGCTCGGCAGCCTCACCGGCTCGATCTCCTTCGCCGTACTGTCCTGGCTGCGCGCCCCCTCGGTCGTCTGGGGCGTCCTCGCCGCCGTGGCCCTGCTGATCCTCGGCGGCCGCCGCAACACCCTGGTGTACGGCATCCCCCTGACGGCGATGGTCGCCGTGCTGTTCCTGGAGTCGACGACCACCGGCATCACCTGGTCGCCCTACTACAAGATCCAGCTCGAACGCTCACCGACCACGACCCGGACCTACTACATCTCCGCCAACGGCGTCCCGCACCAGAGCACCGCACCCCTCCCGGTGCTGATGCGCGAGAACTCCCCCTACCGGGAGGCCTACGAACAGACGCCCCACAACCCCCACAAACGCGTGCTGGTCATCGGGGCCGGCAACGGCAACGACGTCGCGGTCGCACTGGCATACGGAGCGGAGCACGTGGACGCGGTCGAGATCGACCCCCGACTGCAGCAGATCGGCGCCCAACTGCACCCCGCGAAGCCCTACGACGACCCCAGGGTGCACGTCCACATCGACGACGGCCGCGCCTTCCTGGAGCGGACGGACACCAAATACGACCTCATCGTCCTGGCCCTGCCGGACTCCCTGACCCTGGTGGCCGGCGCGAGCAATCTGCGCCTGGAGAGCTACCTGTTCACCCGGGAGGCATTCGAGGCCGCGCGCGACCATCTCACCCCCGACGGCGCCTTCGCCATGTACAACTACTACCGGAAAAGCTGGCTGGTCGACCGCTTCGCCGGCACCCTCGACGACGTCTACGGCCACGCCCCCTGCCTGACGACGTTCAAACGCAACGCGGCCGTACTGGTGACCGGAATGACCCCCGCAGACCAGTCCTGCGCCCAGACCTGGCGCCCCAGCGGCAAGGTCCCGGCGGCCGCGACCGACGACCACCCCTTCCCCTACCTCCTCCACCGCGGCATCCCCACCCTCTACCTGGGCGCGCTCGGCACCATGCTGCTGGTGACACTCCTGTCGGTCCGCCTGGCCGGCGTACGCATCAAAAAGACGATCCGCTACACCGACATGTTCCTCCTGGGCGCGGCCTTCCTCCTCCTCGAAACCAAGAACGTCATCGGATTCGCGCTCTACTTCGGCACCACCTGGCTGGTCAACGCCCTCGTCTTCATCGGCGTACTCCTGGCGGTCCTGGCGGCTGTCGAAGTCCGCCGCAAACTACGCCACGTCAACCAGATCCTGCTGCAGCTCCTCCTCTTCGGCTCCCTCGCGGCAGCCTGGCTGGTCCCGGCCCAAGCCGTCCTCGCCCTGCCGTTCCCCGCCCGCCTCGCCTCCGCCATCGCCCTCGCCTTCGCCCCCATCTTCTGCGCCAACCTCATCTTCTCGGACCGCCTAGCACTCGCCCCGGACCCGACCTCCGCCTTCGGCGCCAACCTCCTGGGCGCCCTGACCGGAGGCGCCCTCGAATACCTGGCCCTGATGACGGGCTATCAGACCCTGCTGCTGGTAGTAGCCCTGCTGTACCTGGGAGCAGGCGTCGCCATGCGCGTGACCGACACCGGCACACCCGCTCCCAAGACCTGA
- a CDS encoding GtrA family protein, whose product MRNHGWKAARVERSEGRGACDQGGRTAGKNRPQSAPGVLTAFARFVLCGGGVGLASSFAVAALASLIPWLLANALITAISTLIATELHARFTFGIGRRTTWHEHAQSAGSAAAAYAVTCMAMLVLHHWMATPGAVLEQLVYLSACALAGVARFAVLRLLVFARPAPQLAAAARPVHATVARPTAPADQEALCRTA is encoded by the coding sequence ATGAGAAACCATGGGTGGAAGGCTGCACGGGTAGAGAGATCCGAAGGTCGAGGGGCATGCGATCAAGGGGGTCGGACGGCAGGGAAGAACCGGCCACAATCGGCCCCCGGCGTCTTAACCGCCTTCGCCCGTTTCGTACTCTGCGGCGGCGGAGTAGGGCTGGCCTCCAGCTTCGCCGTGGCAGCGCTCGCCTCCCTCATTCCGTGGCTTCTGGCCAACGCCCTGATCACCGCGATCTCCACGCTCATCGCAACCGAACTGCACGCCCGCTTCACCTTCGGCATCGGCCGTCGCACGACATGGCACGAACACGCGCAGTCGGCCGGCTCAGCGGCGGCCGCATACGCGGTGACCTGCATGGCGATGCTCGTCCTGCACCACTGGATGGCAACCCCCGGCGCGGTACTCGAACAGCTCGTCTACCTCTCCGCCTGCGCCCTCGCCGGTGTCGCGCGTTTCGCGGTGCTCCGCCTCCTTGTCTTCGCCCGCCCCGCCCCGCAACTCGCGGCAGCGGCCCGCCCCGTGCACGCCACCGTGGCCCGCCCCACAGCACCCGCCGACCAGGAGGCGCTCTGCCGGACCGCCTGA